GGCCGCTGCCCGCGGCAACGGCCGAGGCCGTCGTCTACCTGCTTTCAGACGCGGGGTCTGCCGCGCGCGGCAGCGTGCTCGACCTTCGTCCCGCCCCTTGAACGTCGTATAGGAGTTATCCATGGAAGCGCAGATGACGACGTTGTCGGCAGGCATCCTGCTGTTCCTCATCATGGACCCGCTGGGCAACATCCCGCTGTTCCTGGCCTTGCTCAAGGACGTGCCGCCGCAGCGGCGGCGCAAGGTCATGATTCGCGAGCTGCTGATCGCCCTGGGCGTGCTGGTCGGGTTCCTGCTGGGCGGCCAGTACATCCTCAAGGTGCTGCAGCTGCGCCAGGAGTCGGTGAGCATCGCCGGCGGCATCGTGCTGTTCCTGATCGGCATCCGCATGGTTTTTCCGCCCGTCGAGGGCGGCGTATTCGGCAAGCCGGGGGAGGGCGAGCCCTTCATCGTGCCCATGGCCATTCCCGGCGTGGCGGGCCCGTCGGCCATGGCGGCACTGCTCCTGCTGACCAACTCCCAGCCGGGTCGTACCGCCGAATGGGGCATCGCCCTGTTCCTGGCCTGGCTGGCCACCGCGGTGATCCTGCTCAGTTCCACCTTCCTGTTCAAATGGCTGGGTGAGAGCGTACTGACCGCGCTGGAGCGCCTGATGGGCATGCTGCTGATCGCCCTGTCGGTGCAGATGTTCCTCACCGGGCTCTCGGCCTACCTCCATATCGCGGTCTGACCCAGTCTTTCGGGTCTCCGCCCGCAGGAACGTACGCAACGGTAGGGTTGCTGTCATAATTGACGGCGAGCATGCACCGGGCGGACACCGTCCGTCCGGTGCATGTGTCCGATGCCCGGCGAGGGGCACTTGAGGATGTTCGAAGGCTTATGAGAAACCACGACTCCGTACCGGCCCCGTTCGGTTTGAACCGTTCGACGTCAAGGGGAGCCTGAACCATGCTCAGCATCGATCAGACACTGATGGAGCGCCTGCCCTGGCTGGCGCAGCACCCGCTGATCCGCAAGCCGCTGGTCGGCATGCTGGAAAAGCTGGCCCACGAGACCCGCTTCAACCAGACGCTGGATCACGCCGGAACGGCGCTGGGCTTCGATTTCTGCGAGCGCACCCTGGATTACCTGGGCGTCAGCTGCCGGATCACCGAGCGCGAGCGCGAGAACATTCCGGTCGAAGGGCCGCTCATCGTCGTGGCCAATCACCCCTTGGGCATGGTGGACGCGATCGCCCTGCTGCAGATGATCGGCACGGTGCGCCGGGATGTCCGCATCCTGGGCAACGACGTGCTGGCCGCCGTGCCCCAGCTGGGGCCGTTGCTGCTGCCCGTGGACGTGTTTGGCAAGGGTGCTGCCTCGCGCATGCGCAACATCTTCCGCGCCATCCAGGCCGGCGAAGTGCTGGTCATGTTCCCCGCAGGTGAAGTGTCCCGCGTGGGGCCCTCGGGCGTGCGCGACGGCAAGTGGTCCGACGGTTTCGCCCGCATCGCCATGAAAGCCGGCGTGCCGGTGCTACCCGTGCACATCGCCGCGCGTAATTCGGTCGCCTTCTATGGCCTGTCGATGCTGGCCAAGCCGCTCAGCACGGCCATGCTGCCGCGCGAGGCCACGTCCGGCCGCCAGCGCGTCGGTTTCCGCATCGGCAAGCTGGTGGACGCCGACGAACTGAAACAGGTCAGCGGTGGTTCCGCGGAGCAGGCCGCACGCCTGATGCGCCGCCATGTCTACCGTGTGGGCCGTGGTCGCGACCTGGTGTTCGGTGGCCAGACGCCGCTTGCGCACCCCGAACCCGTGGAGCGTGTTTCCGCGGAGCTTGACCAGGCCGAGTTGCTGGCCTCGCTGCCGGACGGCAAGCGCATCGTGCTGCTGCAAGGCTCGCAGGACAGCTATGCGATGCGCGAGATCGGCCGGCTGCGCGAACTGACTTTCCGTCGCGTGGGCGAGGGCACCGGCAAACGCCGCGACCTGGACGCCTACGATCCCCATTACGAGCACCTCGTGCTGTGGGACGCCAAGGCCCTGCGCATCGTGGGCGCCTATCGTTTCGGTCATGGCGGCCGGCTGATCGCCGCACGCGGCATGGCGTCCCTTTACACGTCCAGCCTGTTCGACTATTCGCCGGCGCTCGAGTCGCGACTGGCCCAGGGGTTGGAACTCGGTCGCAGCTTCATTACCCCCGCCTACTGGCGTTCCCGCGCACTCGACCAGCTCTGGCAGGGCATCGGCCTCTACCTGCAGCGCAACGCGGATGTGCGTTACCTGTTCGGTCCGGTCAGCATGTCCGTCAGCATGCCCCGCGAAGCACGCGAATGGATCGCAGCGGCGCACCAGCATTTCTTCGGCGTGCAGGGTCTTGCGGCGGCACGCCAGCCGTTCGTCATCCCGGATGCCACCATCGCCTCCGTACGCGCCGAACTGGAAGGGCTGGACGCGGCCAGTGGCCTGGGCCGGCTGAAGCATCGCCTGGACGCGCTGGGCGTGACGCTGCCGGTGCTCTACCGGCAGTACGTGGACCTGGTGGAGCCGACCGGCGTGCAGTTCCTGGCCTTCGGCGAAGATCCGGATTTCTCCGGTTGCGTGGATGGCCTGGTGCTGCTCGACCTGGCCGCGTTGAAGCCGTCCAAGCGGTCGCGTTACCTGGGCAAGGGGTGACAGCGCCACGGAAGTCTGCTCTTGCGCGGATTGCCGCTTACGCCCATACACGGACACGCCAGCGGGTATCGCTGGCGTGTCCGTTTCCGGTAATGGCGTGAGGCCTGTAGCCTTCCCAAACCCGCGCCCTCATCGTTAAACTGTCATAACGCGGCGATAAGGTTGCCCCTTGTCTGCTGGACCGTTCATCTGTTTCCCAACGTATTGACCCACCTGCATTTGCGGGTCATTCGCCGTGCCCGGAGATAACGTTTTTTCTTGCGTAGAACGTAATAAATATCGGTTTGCAGATAATCGATATCAATTGCGGGAAGGGTATTAAAAGCCGATTCAAAAGAATAAATAGCTGCCTCGAAAGAGGCCGGCCACGGACGGCTTTGGCATGACCTCAACCCAGTGTTTCAGGAAAACCTCCATGATCCGCAACTCCCTCTCGGGCGCCATCGCCTTGACCCTCTTCGCGGCCGCCAGTGTCGTGTCGGCGCAGGATAGCCAGGGCACGCAGGCCGCCGAGGCGCAGCGCGTCCGCAGTGCCGCCGCCAGCACCTCGAATACCACGAACGACAACGCCACCCGCCGCGCTACCCAGCAGATGGAATCGGTGCAGGTGAAGGCGGATTCGCTGTCGCTCGGCGCGGGCCTGATGTCCGTCCAGGACGCGCCCAAGGCCGTGTCCACCGTGTCGCGCGAGGCCATCATCCGCGCCGCGCCCGGCATCAATTTCACCCAGGCGATCGACTCGATCCCCGGCGTCACGGCGTCGACCGACGACTACACGGGCCTCAACGACGGCAACGCCTCGATCCGCGGCTTCAGCCTCGACGAGATCGGCGTGACGGTGAATGGCGCCCCGATCAACGACAGCGGCAACTACAAGATCTACGCGACCGAATACGGTGACAGCGAGAACATGGGCGACGTGACCGTGCAGCCCGGGTTCCCCGAGAACGGCACGCCGATCTCCGGCGCCGCGGGCGGTTCCATCGCGTGGGTCACGGTCGATCCGTCGCACACCGCCGGTCTGGACGTCAGCCAGTCCGGCGGCGGCAACAGTTATCACCGCACGTTCTTTCGCTTGAACACCGGTGACACCGGCCCGGTCCGCTCGTGGATTTCCTATTCCAACAACGAGACCAACCTGTGGCGCGGCCGCGGCAAGGCCAAGGTCACCAAGGTCGACGAGAAAACCGTCTGGCAGATCGACGACAAGAACTCGGTCGCGTTCTCGGTGCAGTACAACCGCTTGATCAAGACCAACTACGAGTCGCTGACCAAGGCCCAGGCGGCCCAGCAATACGACCAGAGCTACCTGGGCACATACACGCCCGGCAGCACCAGCAGCAACTACTACGCGCTGCACCAGAACCCGTTCCGCAACTACCTGGCCAGCATGGACGGCGAGTTCACGCTGTCCGACAACCTGCGCCTGTCGGTGGTGCCGTATTTCCAGTACGGCTACGGCGGTGGCGGCTCGGGCAGCACCTTCACCGAGAACGCGAAGGCCAACGGCAACTACTACAGGACGGTGGCGTACGACCTCAACGGCGACGGCAAGATCGGCGGCACCCAGCTGGTCAACTCGTACAGCTACTCGACGACCTACCGGCCCGGCATCATCGCCAAGTTCAACCAGGACTTGAGCGACAGCAACAGCCTGGAATACGGGGTGTGGGCCGAGCGCCCCCGCCAGCAGCAGGGCCAGGCGTTCGTGCCCGTGGATTACGCCACCGGCGTGCCCATCGATACGTGGGCCGCCAAGGGCTCGCGCATCGCCTATCCGGACGGCACATCGCAGAAGGCTTACAGCCAGTACACCACGACCACCAATGCCAAGGCGTTCGTCACCGACAACTGGAACCCGACCGACAAGCTCACCCTTACGGGCAGCGTCGCCTATGTCTGGTCCAAGCGTGATGGCGAGGTCGCCGAATACCCGGATTCCGCCGGCGCGATCAATGCGGCCGGCAAGGTGACGGTGACGCCGACCAACATCGGCTACGGCGCCTCACCGGTGGACACGTACCACAAGTGGACGCCCACGGCGGGTGCGAAGTACCAGCTGGATGCCGAGAACCAGATCTACTTCGGGATCGGCAAGACGTTCCGTGCCCCGATCAACGGCGCGGTGCTGAGCAACGCCCTGTACGGCTACGGCACGGCCCAGGCCGGCGCGCTGCCGAACAAGCCGGAAACCTCGACCAGTGCCGACCTGGGCTGGCGCTACTACGGCGAGCGCGCGTCGCTCAGCGTCGATGCGTTCGCGGCCAACTTCAACAACAAGCAGGTTTCCGGCTACGACGAGGCCACCGGCCTGAGCGTGTATACGCAGCTGGGCAAGGTGCATAACCGCGGCATGAGTGCCGAGGGCAGCTTCAGCTTCGACCCCCAGTGGTCGGTGTACGGCAACTACACCTACTTGCAGTCGCGCATGGAGGACAACCTCGATTCCCTCGGCGACGGCATCTACAACACCCGCGGCAAGACCCTGCTCAACGCACCGCGCAACTCGGGATATGTGGAACTCAGCTACAAGAACGGGCCGTTCTGGGCCGGACTGAACGCCAAGTACCAGGGTTCCATCTGGGGCGACTGGTCGAATACGGAGCGTGTCGGCGGCTACACCACGCTGAACCTCAATGCGGGCTGGGATTTCCCGGACTTCTCGTCGACCTTCCGCAAGCCGTACATCAAGGTCAACGTGTTCAACCTCACCGATCGCAAGGCGCTGACCAATGCGAACAACACCTCGGCCTTCCTGGCGAGCAACCCCGGCAAGATCAAGGACGCCAACGGGGTGACCCTGTTCACATCGGCGCCTTACTACTCGGTGCTGGAGGAACGGACGTTCATGGTGACCTTCGGAGCCTCGTTCTTCTGAGTCTTGTCCGGTCACGGTAGGGGAGGCCCTCTCGGTCGGCCCTGCCCATGCGCATGATCTTCAGGCCCCTCCTCGCGAGGGGCCTTTTTTTGTGTCGGCCGCGCAGGTATGCGCAGTATAGGCAACACAGGCTTGCGGCCCGCCATGCCGCTCGTCGACATCGCCGGTAGGGGTGGCTCTTACAGGATCCGGTGACACGGGCGTTATCGGCAAAATATATACTTTAAAATCAATGGATTAATCGACAAAACCACCAACCGTCACGGAAGTGGTATTTATCAAACTGGCGTGAAAACGTTACAAATCTGTCATACAATGCCGTTAAAGTTGGCTTAACAACTGTCGCCACCGGTCGCAAGGATGTGAGCCGGGTCACATGAGACGACACAGCCAGCGATTTGGGGAAAGTCCAGATGCGACGCTCCACCCGGCCCCGCGCCAGGTAGACCTTCGTCTGGAAAAAATTTTCGTATGCAAGCCACAGGGTCGACCACTAGATGAATAGCCGCATCCGCGCCAAACTCCTGCCGCTGGCGATCGCCTCGCTGCTGACGGCACCTGCGTTCGCGCAGGAAACCTCGTCCACGATCAGCGGCCGCGTCCTCGACGCCGCCGGCCAGCCGGTGGCCAATGCCACCGTCGTGATCGTGCATGAGCCGTCGGGCACGACGAAGACCACCACCACCGATGCCAGCGGCCGTTACTCGGCCCAGGGCCTGCGCGTCGGCGGTCCGTTCGACGTGACCGCGACCAAGGATGGCGCCCCGTCGGCTCGCCAGGACAACGTCTACCTGCAGCTGGGCGCGGACACCGCGGTCAACCTGAGCTCCGGCGCCGCCGCCAATGCCGCCGATGCCACCGCGCTGAATGCGGTCACCGTGTCGGCCGTCTCCGGCCAGTTCTCGTCGGAGAACAAGGGCCTGGGCACTACCATTTCGCAGGCGCAGCTGAAGGCCACGCCGGCCCCGAGCCGCAACATCGCGGACATCGCCCGTCTCGACCCGCGCGTCAACGTCGACCACGGCACCGGCGCGATCTCGGCCAACGGCCAGAATGCCCGTATGAACAGCATCAAGGTCGACGGCCTGGGCGTCGGCGACCCGTTCGGCCTGAACGGCACGGGCATGCCGACCGTCGGCTCGCCGGTCTCGATGGATACGATCGATTCGTTCAACATTTCGACGGCTAATTACGATGTCAGCTCCGACACGATCGGCGCGGATATCAATGCCGTCACCAAGTCGGGTACGAACGAGTTCCATGGTTCGGCTTACTACGGCTTCAAGAACGCCAGCAGCATGGTCGGCAAGGCCGGCTGGCTCGACCAGGGCCGTGACTACACCGAGTTCGATCGTAACTGGGTGGCTGGCGCGACTGTCGGCGGTCCGATCATCAAGGACAAGCTGTTCTTCTTCGCCGGTTACGAGAAGGAAGAAGTGACCGGCCTGAGCTCGGGCGCCGTGAACGGCCTCGATCCTTCGCTGACCACCTCGACGGTCAACAAGATCTCGCCGGCCGATCTTCAGCGCATCATCAACGGCGCGAACGCTCTCGGCATCGTGCCGGGCAGCACCGGTGCCAACGCCGGCACGCTGACCGACAAGCGCTACATCGCCAAGCTGGACTGGAACATCACGGACGGCCACCGCATGAACCTTGCGTACTCGCGTACCAAGGAAGTGAAGCCCAATCCGCAGGGTAACGGCACGTCGTCCGTCGGCCTGTCGAGCTACTGGTACACCGTCAATTCCGACATCAAGAACTACACGCTGCAGTCGTTCGACGACTGGAACGACATCTTCTCGTCGGAAACCAAGATCGGTTACAGCGATTATTCGCTGAACCGTTCGGTCGATACGCAGCAGCCGATGCTGACCGTTCGCGCGAACAACACGGCCTTCGGCACCAGCGCCACCGGCCCGACCGTCAACCTCGGCGAAGACCAGTTCAGCCATTACAACGTGGCTTCGGTGAAGACGCTCAACGCCATGTGGGCCGGCACCCTCTACCTCGGCGACCACACCATCAAGGGTGGCTTCGAGTGGGAGCGTAACCGTATCTACAACCTGTTCGGTCGTACCCAGTTCGGTTCGTACACCTTCGGCAACGACGGCGTTAACAACATTGGCCGGGGTCTGTACAGCAACTATTCGCTATACCAGCCGGCCGCGGGTTACTCGCTGGACGATATCGCCGCCCAGTGGGAGCTGCGTCGTCACACCTTCTTCCTGCAGGACACCTGGCAGGCATCGGACAACCTGTCGGTGCAGTTCGGTTTCCGCGTCAACAAGTACCTGACCGACGACAAGCCGCTGTACAACGCGACGTTCCAGTCGAAGTACGGCTTCAGCAATGCCAACACGATC
This DNA window, taken from Luteibacter sp. 9135, encodes the following:
- a CDS encoding YhgN family NAAT transporter codes for the protein MTTLSAGILLFLIMDPLGNIPLFLALLKDVPPQRRRKVMIRELLIALGVLVGFLLGGQYILKVLQLRQESVSIAGGIVLFLIGIRMVFPPVEGGVFGKPGEGEPFIVPMAIPGVAGPSAMAALLLLTNSQPGRTAEWGIALFLAWLATAVILLSSTFLFKWLGESVLTALERLMGMLLIALSVQMFLTGLSAYLHIAV
- a CDS encoding lysophospholipid acyltransferase family protein: MLSIDQTLMERLPWLAQHPLIRKPLVGMLEKLAHETRFNQTLDHAGTALGFDFCERTLDYLGVSCRITERERENIPVEGPLIVVANHPLGMVDAIALLQMIGTVRRDVRILGNDVLAAVPQLGPLLLPVDVFGKGAASRMRNIFRAIQAGEVLVMFPAGEVSRVGPSGVRDGKWSDGFARIAMKAGVPVLPVHIAARNSVAFYGLSMLAKPLSTAMLPREATSGRQRVGFRIGKLVDADELKQVSGGSAEQAARLMRRHVYRVGRGRDLVFGGQTPLAHPEPVERVSAELDQAELLASLPDGKRIVLLQGSQDSYAMREIGRLRELTFRRVGEGTGKRRDLDAYDPHYEHLVLWDAKALRIVGAYRFGHGGRLIAARGMASLYTSSLFDYSPALESRLAQGLELGRSFITPAYWRSRALDQLWQGIGLYLQRNADVRYLFGPVSMSVSMPREAREWIAAAHQHFFGVQGLAAARQPFVIPDATIASVRAELEGLDAASGLGRLKHRLDALGVTLPVLYRQYVDLVEPTGVQFLAFGEDPDFSGCVDGLVLLDLAALKPSKRSRYLGKG
- a CDS encoding TonB-dependent receptor yields the protein MNSRIRAKLLPLAIASLLTAPAFAQETSSTISGRVLDAAGQPVANATVVIVHEPSGTTKTTTTDASGRYSAQGLRVGGPFDVTATKDGAPSARQDNVYLQLGADTAVNLSSGAAANAADATALNAVTVSAVSGQFSSENKGLGTTISQAQLKATPAPSRNIADIARLDPRVNVDHGTGAISANGQNARMNSIKVDGLGVGDPFGLNGTGMPTVGSPVSMDTIDSFNISTANYDVSSDTIGADINAVTKSGTNEFHGSAYYGFKNASSMVGKAGWLDQGRDYTEFDRNWVAGATVGGPIIKDKLFFFAGYEKEEVTGLSSGAVNGLDPSLTTSTVNKISPADLQRIINGANALGIVPGSTGANAGTLTDKRYIAKLDWNITDGHRMNLAYSRTKEVKPNPQGNGTSSVGLSSYWYTVNSDIKNYTLQSFDDWNDIFSSETKIGYSDYSLNRSVDTQQPMLTVRANNTAFGTSATGPTVNLGEDQFSHYNVASVKTLNAMWAGTLYLGDHTIKGGFEWERNRIYNLFGRTQFGSYTFGNDGVNNIGRGLYSNYSLYQPAAGYSLDDIAAQWELRRHTFFLQDTWQASDNLSVQFGFRVNKYLTDDKPLYNATFQSKYGFSNANTINGSQLVEPRLSFNYTFDSEYKTQLRGGVGLFQSDPPTVWMTNPYQNNGINVATYSYDRQANGSCVLGGTPVACPLFSPNPLNQPTTGAGTIPQQAVDTVDKNFKLPSVWKSSIAFDRELPWQGIIASIEYQHLDVQDGILYQNLNLGGPTGIMPDGRYTYNGCIGGSIPVGGPTGVTCTGANLTGSSTAGTLARARRDNRFAQGVTYLTNTSKGGADTVTLSFSKPMADGWSWSVAATGGHSTEVNPGTSSQATSNYSNSAWTNPNEDVASTANTNIAKRLNASLTWQHNFFGDYATTISAFYDGHSGVPYSWIFGNDSNGDSYSKDLAYIPTRNDGTVFRNAAGTAAASQQLVNQFYDYINGDSYLRKQQGKIAKRNGATSAWVNQIDLSMSQEIPGIFKGNKGEIRLDVYNFLNLVNKKWGQQSYVGFPYTRTLANFGGVNAQGEYIYNLPTDANGNFQPGLKGIYDAPTDNSATKINPVSRWSAMLTVRYTF
- a CDS encoding TonB-dependent receptor, with the protein product MIRNSLSGAIALTLFAAASVVSAQDSQGTQAAEAQRVRSAAASTSNTTNDNATRRATQQMESVQVKADSLSLGAGLMSVQDAPKAVSTVSREAIIRAAPGINFTQAIDSIPGVTASTDDYTGLNDGNASIRGFSLDEIGVTVNGAPINDSGNYKIYATEYGDSENMGDVTVQPGFPENGTPISGAAGGSIAWVTVDPSHTAGLDVSQSGGGNSYHRTFFRLNTGDTGPVRSWISYSNNETNLWRGRGKAKVTKVDEKTVWQIDDKNSVAFSVQYNRLIKTNYESLTKAQAAQQYDQSYLGTYTPGSTSSNYYALHQNPFRNYLASMDGEFTLSDNLRLSVVPYFQYGYGGGGSGSTFTENAKANGNYYRTVAYDLNGDGKIGGTQLVNSYSYSTTYRPGIIAKFNQDLSDSNSLEYGVWAERPRQQQGQAFVPVDYATGVPIDTWAAKGSRIAYPDGTSQKAYSQYTTTTNAKAFVTDNWNPTDKLTLTGSVAYVWSKRDGEVAEYPDSAGAINAAGKVTVTPTNIGYGASPVDTYHKWTPTAGAKYQLDAENQIYFGIGKTFRAPINGAVLSNALYGYGTAQAGALPNKPETSTSADLGWRYYGERASLSVDAFAANFNNKQVSGYDEATGLSVYTQLGKVHNRGMSAEGSFSFDPQWSVYGNYTYLQSRMEDNLDSLGDGIYNTRGKTLLNAPRNSGYVELSYKNGPFWAGLNAKYQGSIWGDWSNTERVGGYTTLNLNAGWDFPDFSSTFRKPYIKVNVFNLTDRKALTNANNTSAFLASNPGKIKDANGVTLFTSAPYYSVLEERTFMVTFGASFF